The following is a genomic window from Coriobacteriaceae bacterium.
TGTCTATTTCGAGCGCTACTGCCAACGGGCTCCCCACAACTCGCCAGCTATAAAAGCGTTGCGCCAGACCCGCCCAAGCGTTTCCAGCGCAACCGCGCAGTTTAGTTATTCGGCTTCCATCTCCGCTGTCACACGGCGATACATCTCGATAACCTGAGTCGTCGCCTTGGACGGACCCTGATAGTAGCGGCCATCACACGTCTCGGCCGAGACATAGCCCGTATAGCCGTGGCGCATGAGTGCCTCGAGGTCGGCACGCATATCACGCTCGCCGTCGCCCCAGGCAAGATGCGTCGTGCCGCCGCCCACATCTACAAAGTGGGTGTGAACGATCTTTTCGCCCAAAACCTCAAAGTAGCCGTCGATCGTGTCGCCGGCAACTTCCATGGCGCCAAAGTCGATACAGGCCTTCAGGTTGGGACGATCGACCGCCTCGAGGATGCGCACGACATCCTGTGCGGTGTTGACCAACACGGACTCCGACGGCTGCAGGGCCTCGAGCGCGACGCGAATACCGCGCGTATCGGCGTAGTCGCACACCGAGCGCAGCATGGCAACGCTGCGGGCCCAGGCGTCCTCAGCCGGCTCGTCCAGATAGGCCCAACCACTCGTCACCAGAATCTGCGGCGCGCCCAACTCAACGGCTACGTCGATCACATTCTTAAAGTACGAGAGGATGCGTTTTTGGCCCGCCTCACCGCGCACCGCGACGTTCCACGGCTTGGGGTTGTTCTGCTCGGGGCACACGCACACGATCTTGATACCGTATTGGGCGGCAAGATCGCGAATCTTATCCACCGAATCGTGCTCATGGCAATCCACATACAGGTGCATCGAGCCGGTCCACAGCTCGATATTGCGATAGCCGGCCTCACCTGCAGCCTTAAAAAACGTCTCGATGCTGTAGTAACGATGGTTGATGTTCATGAGCGAAAGCTCGGGTACGACCATAGCCCTCCCCTTTCGTACGGAGTTTTAAAAAACAGGGGGCCGCCGCAGATGCGACAAGCCCCCAAAGATCGACGCAACCGTTAGACGCGATGGAAGCGCGATTCGAACATATTAGGCAAGCACGCCAAAGTAAGCGCCGATGATGCCCACGACCATGGTGCAGAGGATCAGGACCATCGGGTTGATCTTCTTGGAGAGCAGCCAATAGTAGAGCCAGAAGGCGGCCATGCCGAGCATACCGGGCATGATACCGTCCAGGATGTCCTGGAGAGTCTGGGCGGAGTCGCCCTGACCAATAGCGACAGGCACCGAAGCCCAGAACATGTCCTTGCTCATGGCGCCGACGACCATAACGCCGACAATGCCGACGCAGGCCATGATCTTTTGCATCAGGCCGGTCTTCTGTGCCTCGTCGAGGAAGCCAATGCCTAGCTCATAGCCCTTGATAGCGCCAAAGATACGAATCAGGAACGCCGGGATGTTGTAGACGAGCAGGAAGGCGATGGGGCCAAAGACGTTGCCGGCCTGGCACAGGCTGATGCCCACGGCAGCGGCGACGACGCGCAGGGTGGACAGGAAGAAGGAGTCACCCAGGCCGGAAAGCGGACCCATGAGGGCGGCCTTGATGTCGTTGACGCTCTCGGGCTCAACCTCGCCACGAGCGACCTTTTCTTCCATGGCCATCGCGATGCCGCCCACGAAGGGAGCGAGCTGCGGGGTGATGTTGAAGAATGCGCTGTGACGGTGCAAGGCCTCGGCGTAATCATCGGGACGGCCGGCATAGATCTTCTTGAGCATGTTGGCGACCATCAGGCAGAAGGCAATGTTCATCTGCTTGTAGTAGGTCCAGGAGAATTCCATGCCCAGGGCGCCGGTGTTCACGGCGCTCTTAATGAGGTCGGAGCGAGTAATCTGGTTCTCGGAATTAGAAGTCATCGTCCTCATCCCCTTCCACAGAAAGCTGGGGCTGGGCGCCACCAAGGCCCAGCAGGTCGTACTTGTCGATGCCGATGATGATTGCGATCAGAGCGACGCCGAGGACGGGCACGTTGGCATAGGAGCACAGCAGGAAGCCCAGGAAGTAGAACGGCACGAGCTGCTTGGTAAGCACCAGACGGCCGAGCATGGCGAAGCCCATGGCAGGCAGGATGTTGGCTGCGACGCCAAAGCCATCGAGGACGAACGTCGGGATGAAGTCGAGCAGGCCCTGAACGGCGTCGGCACCCAGATAGAAGGAGACCGAGCACAGGATAAAGGCCAGGACGACAATCACGAGACCGATAATCCAGTGCATAGCGTAGATACCCTTGAGGTTACCCTTGCTGGCAAAGACGTCGGCGCGGTCGACCAGAAGGGGCATACCGGCGTTGATGACGTTCTTGATGGCCAGGCACAGGGTGGCGATGGGCATCGCGAGCGCGATAGCGGCCTCAGTGCTCTGGCCCAGCTGAATAGCGAAGGCGCAGGCGAGCACACCGCCAATACACTCATCGGGCGGCACGTAAGCGCCGATGGAGATTGAACCCATGAAGAGCAGCTCGAGGCTCGCGCCGATGGCGAGGCCGGACTGCAGGTCCCCGAGGACTATGCCGACGAGCGGGCACAGAACGATCGGGCGGAACGCATAGAGCGTACCGAGCTGATAATCGAGCTTACCGAAGGCAGCGATAAGTCCGATGAGGATCGCTTGAACAAGCATTGTTCCTCCTTTTGATCCCTCTTGGATCCGGTCGGCGATTCCCGACTTGTCAGCGCGCCCTTTTCCATGCCGACAATCGCCTAGGCAGATCCAGCTTGTACCGGCGTGCTGTTAACACCTAAACCGGTACAAATGATTTGATACCAATTATATAGTCATGAGAAAACTATTTAATACCAATCGCTCAACGGGCGTGTACTCCCGGTGAACGGTAGATGGGGGTAACGGGTAAAGCGTTTATCCGGTACGCCCACGAATAGGGGCGGCGCCGTGCGCGCCGCCCGTGGTTCTCAATTAGAGGGCGCTTAGGGCATCGACCTTGGGGTCGTCGGCCAGAGCGCGAATCTCGACCTCGACACCGCGGCCGACGAGCTCACGAATGTCCTCTTCCTCGGCAGCAGTCACAAAGATCTGGCGGGAGATCTTACGGGCATCGGGACGCCGCTCGTCCTTGGACTTGGTGTTGCCCAGGTTGATGGAGGTGATCTGCGGGCAGCCGTCGACAAGCTGCTTGGCCTCGGCGATGCTGGCGACGCAGATGATCATCTTGTACTTATCGGTAACACCGGAGTTGATGGCCTCGATGGCGTGCTCCATGTCCTTGATGACGAGCTTGACGTTGGCCGGCTTTCCCATCTTGAGCGTAGTCTTCCAGACGGGATCGTTGGCAACCTTGTCGCCAACGCAGAAGATGCAGTCAGAGCCCAAGCCCTGGACCCAAGAGACGGCCACCTGGCCATGAAGCAGACGATGGTCGACGCGAAGCAGTTGAATCATGATTGACCCCCAAAGGTCTCATGCCGGAAACCCGGCCCCATTAATAGCAGGCGGTGACTAGAACTCTTCCTCGTCATCCGCATCGGTCAGCAGGTCGTTGACAAACTTGACGCGCGTGTCGTCAGCCGCGAGGATCTCGCGGATAACCTGATCGGCGGGAGCCTCCTGGTCCGAAAAGAGCAGCTGGATCAGCAGCGGCAGATTCATGTTGGCAACCAGGTAGGTGTTGGGGCGCGTCTGGACGATCTTGGTGAACTCGTTGTTGACGCTGCCGCCAAACAGGTCGGTGCACACGATTACGTCGTCGGCGGGGTCGAAGGTCGCCAGGAGCTTGGCGGCCTCCTCGGCGACGTCGGTGCGGCCGTCGACAAACATCGACAGGTCGTGGACGTTATCGCGCGCGCCCGAGAGCAGCTCGGTGCTCTCCTTGATGCCGGTCGCAAAATGCGCGTGGCTGGCGAAGATGTATTGCCTCATTGCGGTTTCCCCCAAATGAAATTAGTAGTCGAACTGGTGGTAGTAGCGGCGGTACTTGAGGTTGTGCTTGGTGACCAGCTCGTAGTTGCGCGAGAGGCGGTCGGTGGTCAGCACGGACAGGATCCACGGCGACACGATGACGCGGAAGTCGTCGTCCAGGCCCGGGATCGCGTACTCGGCGGTGTCGATGATGACGTAGTCCTCGTCGCCGGTCACGCCGCTGGTGAGGAAGGCGCGGACGCGCTCGTCGAGGGCGCGGCACTCGTCCTCTCCCATGAACAGGAACACCGGGACGCCGGGCTCGAGCAGCTCGAGCGTGCCGTGGAAGAAGTCGTGCGAGGTGATGTGGCGGATGCGCTTCCACTGCATCTCCTCGAGCAGGCACATGGAGTACAGGATGGTCTCGCCCCACAGCGCGCCCGAGCCGATGAACATGGTGTAGTCGGCCAGCGCGTACTTCCTGGCGAGCTCCTCGGCGCGCGGCTCGAAGCGCTTGCGGATGTCGAGCATGTCCTTCCAGACGTCCTTCGTCTGCTCGATGAACAGGTCGAACTTGGGGAAGCAGCCGCGGCGGTTGAGCAGGCGCAGGCCGAAGCAGTCGGCGAGGTAGTAGCCCTTCTCGCAGCCGCCGGCGCCGTGGTCGGAGGCCATCATGACGCAGTTCTCGGCGCCCACGGCCTGCCCGATCTTGCCCTCGGGGTTGGTCATGGCGAAGACGCGCACGCCCATCTCCCTCATCTTGCCGACGGCCTCGAGCACCTCGGGGGTGGTGCCGGACTCGGAGGCGGTCAGCACGACGGACCTGTCGGTCATGCGCTTGTGGCCCATGACGTTCCACTCGGCGGCGTGGATCAGGTAGACCTCGAGGTCGCGGTCGCCGAACTTGTTCATGAGGTACTCGAGCTGCATGAACTCGTCCCAGGTGCCGCCGACGCCCATCAGGAAGACGGCGTCGTAGCCCTCCTCGTGCACGCGGTCGGCCAGGGCGGTCATCTTCTTGCCGGCCTCGTAGACGTTCCTGCCGTCCTCGAGGTAGCCCTCCTGGTCGAAGTGCATGATCTCGATCTTCTCGGTCTCCTTCATTCCCGCTCCTTTCACGAGCAGTTTGAATTGTCGCACGGAATGAACGGGCTTGCCGCCCCGTCGCACCGCTTAACCTTGTGGACATCTTGGCCAAAGCTCAACAATTCAAGGGTTCTTAATACCAGTGAACGACTACAGGTTAATTACTTTTTGATACCGATTTTTGCTATAACGTCCCTTCTTCGGTGGACGGTCGCTTTTTCCCGCCCATCGGTCGTAGGGGCGCACAAACCTGACGTAATTGGGCGCGCCCCAGCCATGCCAAGGACGCGCCCATCCAATTAGTAAATATAGGTGTAACCGCCGGCGTCACCGCGCGTGAAGGATTTGGCGTACTCGATGACCTGTCCGCTCGCATCGTAGGTCAAGCATTCCAGCACAAGCGCCAGATCTCCTGGCTCAAGATTGAGCAGGCTCGCATCGCGTGCGCCCAAAGCTTCGATATCGAGCTTCTCAATCGATCTATCTGGCTTTCGACCCAACATGTCATAGGTTTCATACAGACTGAAAACCGAAATATCGACATCCTCGATACCCGGAAACAGCAGACACGGAATCAGCGTCATCTCGATCGACACGGGCTCGCCATCGATGCAGTTAAGACGGCGCACCGAGTAAAGCAAATCGTCCTCGGCGATACCAAACAGGTCGGCATAGTACAGGCCGGCATAGCGTTTGGAACGCGCGAGGATGCGCACCGACGGCGTCGCGCCCGAGGCCAAAACCGTCTGGCGAAAACCGCCTTTGCGAACGTGCTCATCAAACCACTTATGCCCCACAAAGGCGCCCTTGCCCTGCACGCGACGAATCTGACCGCTCTTGACCAGCTCGTCCATGGCGCTACGAATTGTCAGGCGCGTGGTGCCAAACTCCTCGGCAAGCTCGTTTTCGGACGGTATCATCGAACCCGTCGGATAATCGCCGCGCTCGATCCGCTCCGCAATACAGCGGCGGATTTGTTTGTAGACCGGCAGGTCCCCTACCGCTTCAGCCATTCGACACCCACCTTCGTTGCAACGCCGTCCGCCTCGCCGTTATCGGCAAAGCGATACTTGGTCGGCAGAATCACGGACTTGCAATACTCGACAAAGCCGTCGTTCTCGTCGCGTTCGTGAGACGCCTTGTAAAACACCGGCGTGCCCTCCTGGGCATCCAGCAGCTTGGCCTCGTCGGCGTTCAGGCGGCTGATGGAGATATGCTCCTTGCCGTGCGTCACATGGACATTTCCCTCTTTGAGCAAAACGTCGTAGAGGCTCTCCTGCTCAAAATCGTGATCGGGAAGCGAGGGACATAAAGACAGATTGACGTATGCCGTCTCGATCGATGCGGGGGATCCATTGACCACGCGAACGCGTCGAATGCAGAAGAGCGGCATGCCCAGATCGATCTGCGCCTTTTGAGCCAAATCGATATCGGCATACACGACCTTGGACCATATCAGGCGTGCGGTGGACTTTGAGCCGACCCTCTCGACGGCCTGGGTATAGTTCCACGTTTCCTGGAAAATGTTCAGCGGTTTGGGCGGGCACACATAGGTGCCCGAGCCACGACGGCTCTCCAAGGTTCCACACGATATAAGGCGCGTTATGGCAGCACGAAGCGCCGTGCGCGATACGCCCAGCTCTTCGCAGAGCACGCGCTCGGCAGGCAACCGATCGCCACCCTGTAAGTCATAGTGTTTGATATACCAAAGAATGCCCTCAAAAGCGCGATCTTTGGGCGGAATCGCATATGGTTCGCTCGACATGGGCAAGGCTCCTCAACCGCTTGATGCTGCGGGCATCATTTCTCCGAACACCCCATGGCGTCGAAGGCCTCCTTAATCTGTTCCGCAACGTTCCGATACGACCGATACAGGCCGGAGTCTCGCTTGACTTCGCCCACGGTCACCGGAATCTCAAGCTTCGAAATCTCATCCTCGCCGGTTTGCACGGCAACGATGACACCCATACCAAGGCACATATTACGCTTGGCGGCGTTATTTTTGGTAGCCTGAGCTGGATTAATCAGAATCTGCTGAGCGAGCTCACGATTGCTGAGCTCTGGCACATCCTCGGGATTTCCAGTCTCAACGATCTCGCACTGCAGCACATCCGCATAGTCAAAAATCTTTGGCTGCGCACCGCGCTGATGCACAGCCCACTTACGACGCGTGGAATCCTGGTAGATAGCAGGCAAAAACGTAAACCGCGGCGGGTCCAGAATCGTATCCGTGATGGTAAACACATCGGGATCAAAGGCATCCTGCGGGTTTTTCTTCTTGAACAGCCCCATATCAGCCTCCCGTACTAGCATTAAACAACTCAAGCCGAATATAGCACCAATTTCAAGCTAGCACTTTGCCATATCGGTGCGTGGCGTCTTTAGCTCGCTCAGCGGGGTGATAACGGACGAGGGCCGGGGTGCCTGCTTTGTTTTGAGAAGTGGGCTTCGCGAACTTCTCAAAACAAAGCAGGCACCCCGGCCCCAGCAATGT
Proteins encoded in this region:
- a CDS encoding SIS domain-containing protein; the protein is MKETEKIEIMHFDQEGYLEDGRNVYEAGKKMTALADRVHEEGYDAVFLMGVGGTWDEFMQLEYLMNKFGDRDLEVYLIHAAEWNVMGHKRMTDRSVVLTASESGTTPEVLEAVGKMREMGVRVFAMTNPEGKIGQAVGAENCVMMASDHGAGGCEKGYYLADCFGLRLLNRRGCFPKFDLFIEQTKDVWKDMLDIRKRFEPRAEELARKYALADYTMFIGSGALWGETILYSMCLLEEMQWKRIRHITSHDFFHGTLELLEPGVPVFLFMGEDECRALDERVRAFLTSGVTGDEDYVIIDTAEYAIPGLDDDFRVIVSPWILSVLTTDRLSRNYELVTKHNLKYRRYYHQFDY
- a CDS encoding GntR family transcriptional regulator encodes the protein MSSEPYAIPPKDRAFEGILWYIKHYDLQGGDRLPAERVLCEELGVSRTALRAAITRLISCGTLESRRGSGTYVCPPKPLNIFQETWNYTQAVERVGSKSTARLIWSKVVYADIDLAQKAQIDLGMPLFCIRRVRVVNGSPASIETAYVNLSLCPSLPDHDFEQESLYDVLLKEGNVHVTHGKEHISISRLNADEAKLLDAQEGTPVFYKASHERDENDGFVEYCKSVILPTKYRFADNGEADGVATKVGVEWLKR
- a CDS encoding PTS sugar transporter subunit IIB; its protein translation is MIQLLRVDHRLLHGQVAVSWVQGLGSDCIFCVGDKVANDPVWKTTLKMGKPANVKLVIKDMEHAIEAINSGVTDKYKMIICVASIAEAKQLVDGCPQITSINLGNTKSKDERRPDARKISRQIFVTAAEEEDIRELVGRGVEVEIRALADDPKVDALSAL
- a CDS encoding GntR family transcriptional regulator, translated to MAEAVGDLPVYKQIRRCIAERIERGDYPTGSMIPSENELAEEFGTTRLTIRSAMDELVKSGQIRRVQGKGAFVGHKWFDEHVRKGGFRQTVLASGATPSVRILARSKRYAGLYYADLFGIAEDDLLYSVRRLNCIDGEPVSIEMTLIPCLLFPGIEDVDISVFSLYETYDMLGRKPDRSIEKLDIEALGARDASLLNLEPGDLALVLECLTYDASGQVIEYAKSFTRGDAGGYTYIY
- a CDS encoding PTS system mannose/fructose/sorbose family transporter subunit IID, with product MRTMTSNSENQITRSDLIKSAVNTGALGMEFSWTYYKQMNIAFCLMVANMLKKIYAGRPDDYAEALHRHSAFFNITPQLAPFVGGIAMAMEEKVARGEVEPESVNDIKAALMGPLSGLGDSFFLSTLRVVAAAVGISLCQAGNVFGPIAFLLVYNIPAFLIRIFGAIKGYELGIGFLDEAQKTGLMQKIMACVGIVGVMVVGAMSKDMFWASVPVAIGQGDSAQTLQDILDGIMPGMLGMAAFWLYYWLLSKKINPMVLILCTMVVGIIGAYFGVLA
- a CDS encoding PTS fructose transporter subunit IIA — translated: MRQYIFASHAHFATGIKESTELLSGARDNVHDLSMFVDGRTDVAEEAAKLLATFDPADDVIVCTDLFGGSVNNEFTKIVQTRPNTYLVANMNLPLLIQLLFSDQEAPADQVIREILAADDTRVKFVNDLLTDADDEEEF
- a CDS encoding PTS sugar transporter subunit IIC; the encoded protein is MLVQAILIGLIAAFGKLDYQLGTLYAFRPIVLCPLVGIVLGDLQSGLAIGASLELLFMGSISIGAYVPPDECIGGVLACAFAIQLGQSTEAAIALAMPIATLCLAIKNVINAGMPLLVDRADVFASKGNLKGIYAMHWIIGLVIVVLAFILCSVSFYLGADAVQGLLDFIPTFVLDGFGVAANILPAMGFAMLGRLVLTKQLVPFYFLGFLLCSYANVPVLGVALIAIIIGIDKYDLLGLGGAQPQLSVEGDEDDDF
- a CDS encoding sugar phosphate isomerase/epimerase, with protein sequence MVVPELSLMNINHRYYSIETFFKAAGEAGYRNIELWTGSMHLYVDCHEHDSVDKIRDLAAQYGIKIVCVCPEQNNPKPWNVAVRGEAGQKRILSYFKNVIDVAVELGAPQILVTSGWAYLDEPAEDAWARSVAMLRSVCDYADTRGIRVALEALQPSESVLVNTAQDVVRILEAVDRPNLKACIDFGAMEVAGDTIDGYFEVLGEKIVHTHFVDVGGGTTHLAWGDGERDMRADLEALMRHGYTGYVSAETCDGRYYQGPSKATTQVIEMYRRVTAEMEAE